GGCGATCCAGGGATCGATCAGCATGTACTGCCGGGACGCGCTCAGCATCAGCCCCCACGAGGCCGTCGGCGGCTGCGTCCCCAGCCCCAGGAAGGAGAGCGCCGCCTCCGTGAGGATCGCCGTCGAGAGCGATACCGTGGCCTGGACCAGGATCGGGGCGGCGACGTTCGGGAGCACGTGGCGCAGGACGATCGCCAGGCTGGAGGCCCCGATCGCCCGCGCCGCCTCGATGTAGGGGAGGCGGACCACGGCCAGCGTCGGCCCGCGCGCCACCCGCGCGAAGGTCGGCGAGTAGACGATCCCGATCGCCAGCATGACGTTGGTCAGGCTGGGGCCCAGCACGGCCGTGATGGCAATGGCCAGGACGAGCGGGGGCATCGACAGCAGCATGTCCATGACGCGCATGGCGGCGTCGTCGACGAAGCCGCCGTGGAAACCCGCCACGATCCCCGACGTCCCGCCCACCGCCAGCGCGATCAGGACGGCCAGCACGCCCACGTACAGGGAGACCCGGGCGCCGTGGATCAGCCGGCTCAGCTCGTCCCGCCCGAACTCGTCGGTCCCGGCCAGGTACGTGCCCCCCGGCGGCAGCAGCGGCTTCGCGATCTGAGCCACGGGGTCGTGCGGAGCCAGGACCGGCGCCGCCAGCGCCACCAGTATCACCACCGCCACCGTGGTTCCCCCGATGAGCGCGACGGGGGTCCGCCCGAGCGCCCGCGTCAGTCGGGCGCGGCGCGCCGGCCGGGCCGCCGCGACGCGCGGCAGCGCGACGACGTCCCGGGCGGTATCGGCGTCACTCATACCGGATGCGCGGATCGAGGTAGGTGTACAGGAGGTCCACGCCCAGGTTGATCACGACGAACGTGACGGCGAAGAGCATCACGGTCGCCTGGACGACCGGGTAGTCGCGCTGGTAGACGCCGTTGAGGAGCGTCCACCCCAGGCCCGGCAGCCCGAAGATCTGCTCGGTGATCACGACTCCCCCCAGCAAGTAGCCCATCTGGAGGCCCAGGACGGTGACGATCGGGATGAGCGCGTTGCGCAGGGCATGCCGGAGGAGGACCGCGCGCGCCGACAGGCCCTTCGCCCGCGCGACCTTGACGAAGTCCTGCCCGAGGACCTCCAGCATGGACGAGCGGGTCATGCGGACGACGACGACCGAGAGCCCGAGCGCCAGCGACAGCACCGGGAGGAACATCTGCTGGAGGTTGACCCACGGGTCCGACCACGGGCTCACGAAGATCAGCGCGGGCAGCCAGCCGAAGAGATGGGAAGCGGTGATGATGAGCAGGACGGCGATCCAGAAGCTCGGGACCGAGAGGCCCAGGAGGCCCACGATCTGGACCCCCGTCTTGACCCGCATGCTCCGCGAGACGCTGGCCAGGACGCCGAGAGGGATGCCCACCAGGGTGACGCCGAGGACGGTGAGGAGGGCCAGCTCGATCGTCACCGGCAGGCGGGAGACGAGCAGCTGGGCCACCGGCTGGCCGGAGCGAAACGACCAGCCGAGGTCTCCCCGGAGCATCCCCCGCAGCCAGAGCGCGTACTGCACCGGCACCGGGCGGTCCAGGCCGAACTCCCGCAACACCGCGGTCCGCTGCTCCCGGCTGAGCTGGCCCTCGGTGCCGGCGATGATGTCCACGATGTTGCCGGGCAGCAGGCGCACCAGGAGAAAGATCAGGACCGAGACGCCGAGCAGGGCGACCACGGTCCACAGG
Above is a genomic segment from Candidatus Methylomirabilota bacterium containing:
- a CDS encoding ABC transporter permease, yielding MSDADTARDVVALPRVAAARPARRARLTRALGRTPVALIGGTTVAVVILVALAAPVLAPHDPVAQIAKPLLPPGGTYLAGTDEFGRDELSRLIHGARVSLYVGVLAVLIALAVGGTSGIVAGFHGGFVDDAAMRVMDMLLSMPPLVLAIAITAVLGPSLTNVMLAIGIVYSPTFARVARGPTLAVVRLPYIEAARAIGASSLAIVLRHVLPNVAAPILVQATVSLSTAILTEAALSFLGLGTQPPTASWGLMLSASRQYMLIDPWIAVLPGSAIAVTVLGFNLLGDGLRDVLDPQMPAQ
- a CDS encoding ABC transporter permease; its protein translation is MRYLARRALWTVVALLGVSVLIFLLVRLLPGNIVDIIAGTEGQLSREQRTAVLREFGLDRPVPVQYALWLRGMLRGDLGWSFRSGQPVAQLLVSRLPVTIELALLTVLGVTLVGIPLGVLASVSRSMRVKTGVQIVGLLGLSVPSFWIAVLLIITASHLFGWLPALIFVSPWSDPWVNLQQMFLPVLSLALGLSVVVVRMTRSSMLEVLGQDFVKVARAKGLSARAVLLRHALRNALIPIVTVLGLQMGYLLGGVVITEQIFGLPGLGWTLLNGVYQRDYPVVQATVMLFAVTFVVINLGVDLLYTYLDPRIRYE